In Spirosoma aureum, a single genomic region encodes these proteins:
- a CDS encoding carbohydrate-binding protein translates to MDYNVNVASAGLHTFQFRVANSYGNGHIEIRSESGSVLGSVDVPRTYGWQTWTTVSATATLPAGSQVLRLYAVRGTFNLNWFDVSRGGIANLPGHIEVEDFKAMQGAQLETTSDENGGQNLSLITDDGWMDYSVNVPTEAVYTFRFRVANGYSDGAKFQLKLADGTLLTTVDVPRTGGAQNWQSIGATAHLPAGNQTLRIQIIKGSWNLNWFEAAASRSLPARIEAETFDVATDVRPEQTEDSGGGSDVGYIDDGDWMDYNVNVASAGLHTFQFRVANSYGNGHIEIRSESGSVLGSVDVPRTYGWQTWTTVSTTATLPAGSQVLRLYAVRGAFNMNWFDVSQGGTVMTPAVITFADLPAKTTDDGEFSLSATSTNTETPITFSSSNQAVVTVSNGSGSWKATIVSAGTATITASQAGSSSFLAASDVTRTQVVQATSNTPLSAKIPIDPKRWYQLNNVSNGLDGLFDGITDVNVETGYGKVLPNYDAYYPLLDGESMTLESIRFYDFTGIYTDNPMTLSVITDQWQRIPIATFTGQEYATWVGPYPNRTTSGNAKFKLDQPISNARYLVINSWSVYPTEIELYGSYTPTSQPPTPAPAKSVKLKDMFGVNAYEWNFEDGNTPWQINESKMNVVKSFSGVRHYMDWNKLEGNEGSYSYNPTISGGWNYDAIYERCKAEGIEVLACLKTIPEWMVNTYPDDQRDGENVPLRYGKDFLDPNSYLEQAKAGFQYMARYGSNPNINPALLSVNSTPRWTGDTPNSIKIGLGLIKYIECDNERDKWWKGRKAYQTAREYAANLSAFYDGHKNTMGAGVGVKNADPSVKVVIGGLASASSGSDYIKGMIDWCKQYRGYKPDGTVNLCWDIINYHMYSDNTSSSQSGTSTRGAAPEVTPINRIAEDFRKTAHQQSYDMPVWITEAGYDVNQGSPLRAIPIGNKSALETQGDWILRTSLFYARQGIDKVFFYQLYDDNNSGGMFGTSGLANGDNTTRRPAADYLYQTGKLFGEYSYKETLNQNPIVDRYEFNGKSAYMLVVPDEVGRTASYTLDLGSAAQAQVYRPKAGSENMDMEVVNTSQGKLQLTVTETPMFVVAGTAAPNARVAAKMTAEEKSLEDVVRIYPNPTADFVTIQAERSSNTPLKINLFDAGTGRIHRQVKVQKTGDQFSSKIDMSQLPTGTYILEIKQDGERVMRKVLKVN, encoded by the coding sequence ATTCGTTCGGAGAGTGGTTCGGTGTTGGGCAGTGTGGATGTGCCTCGGACGTATGGCTGGCAAACCTGGACGACGGTCAGCGCCACGGCTACCTTACCGGCTGGCAGCCAGGTCTTGCGCTTATATGCCGTACGGGGCACCTTCAATCTGAACTGGTTCGATGTTTCCAGGGGTGGTATTGCCAACTTACCCGGCCACATTGAAGTAGAAGATTTTAAGGCCATGCAGGGGGCCCAGCTGGAAACGACATCGGATGAGAACGGGGGCCAGAATCTGAGCCTGATCACCGATGATGGCTGGATGGACTATTCGGTCAATGTGCCCACCGAAGCGGTCTACACTTTCCGCTTTCGGGTCGCCAATGGCTATAGCGATGGCGCCAAATTCCAGCTCAAACTCGCCGACGGTACCCTGCTGACGACCGTCGATGTGCCCCGAACCGGGGGTGCCCAGAACTGGCAGTCCATTGGCGCTACCGCTCACCTGCCCGCCGGCAATCAGACCCTGCGGATTCAGATCATCAAGGGCAGTTGGAACCTCAACTGGTTCGAGGCTGCTGCCAGCCGATCCCTACCCGCCCGCATCGAGGCTGAGACCTTCGATGTAGCCACCGATGTTCGCCCTGAGCAGACCGAGGACAGTGGGGGTGGGTCGGATGTGGGTTATATCGATGATGGGGACTGGATGGACTACAATGTCAATGTGGCTTCGGCGGGCCTGCACACCTTTCAGTTTCGGGTGGCCAACAGTTATGGAAACGGCCATATCGAGATTCGTTCGGAGAGTGGTTCGGTGTTGGGCAGTGTGGATGTGCCTCGGACGTATGGCTGGCAAACCTGGACGACGGTCAGCACCACGGCTACCTTACCGGCTGGCAGCCAGGTCTTGCGCTTGTATGCCGTACGCGGTGCTTTCAACATGAACTGGTTCGATGTTAGTCAGGGCGGCACAGTCATGACTCCGGCAGTGATCACGTTTGCCGATCTCCCCGCCAAGACTACCGACGATGGCGAGTTCAGTCTGTCGGCAACCAGTACGAACACGGAAACGCCGATTACGTTTAGCTCATCGAATCAGGCTGTCGTTACCGTTTCTAATGGATCAGGTTCATGGAAAGCGACAATAGTATCGGCTGGAACGGCAACCATTACGGCATCGCAGGCGGGTTCTTCCTCGTTTCTGGCTGCTTCGGATGTTACCCGGACGCAGGTTGTTCAGGCCACATCGAACACTCCGCTTAGCGCCAAAATTCCGATCGACCCCAAACGTTGGTATCAGCTCAATAACGTAAGTAATGGCCTGGATGGCCTGTTCGATGGCATTACGGATGTAAACGTCGAAACGGGCTATGGTAAAGTATTGCCTAATTACGATGCCTATTATCCCTTACTGGATGGCGAATCGATGACGCTGGAGAGTATTCGGTTTTACGATTTTACGGGGATCTATACCGATAATCCGATGACATTGTCGGTCATTACCGATCAGTGGCAACGGATTCCGATTGCAACCTTTACGGGTCAGGAATACGCAACCTGGGTGGGACCTTACCCAAACCGAACGACGTCTGGAAATGCTAAATTCAAGTTGGATCAGCCTATTAGTAATGCCCGTTATCTGGTTATCAATTCCTGGAGTGTTTACCCGACGGAAATTGAATTATATGGTTCCTACACACCAACCAGTCAACCGCCAACGCCAGCGCCCGCCAAGTCGGTGAAACTAAAGGATATGTTCGGGGTAAATGCCTACGAATGGAACTTTGAAGATGGCAATACACCCTGGCAGATCAATGAATCGAAAATGAACGTCGTGAAAAGTTTTTCCGGTGTCCGGCATTATATGGACTGGAATAAACTGGAAGGGAACGAAGGCAGCTATTCCTACAATCCGACCATTAGTGGCGGCTGGAATTACGATGCGATTTATGAACGCTGCAAGGCCGAAGGAATTGAAGTACTGGCCTGCCTGAAGACAATTCCTGAATGGATGGTCAATACATATCCGGACGACCAGCGCGACGGCGAAAATGTTCCCTTACGCTACGGAAAAGATTTCCTGGACCCGAACTCCTATCTGGAACAGGCGAAGGCAGGCTTTCAGTACATGGCCCGCTACGGCAGTAATCCGAACATCAATCCGGCCTTACTCAGTGTAAACTCAACGCCACGCTGGACGGGCGATACACCTAATTCGATCAAGATTGGTCTGGGGCTGATCAAGTACATCGAATGTGATAACGAGCGCGATAAGTGGTGGAAAGGCAGAAAAGCATACCAGACAGCCCGCGAATATGCAGCCAATCTGTCGGCGTTTTACGACGGTCACAAGAACACGATGGGTGCCGGTGTTGGCGTTAAAAATGCCGACCCAAGCGTGAAAGTGGTCATTGGCGGGTTGGCGTCGGCTTCCAGTGGTTCCGATTATATCAAAGGGATGATCGACTGGTGTAAGCAATATCGGGGCTACAAACCCGATGGCACCGTGAATCTGTGCTGGGATATTATCAATTACCACATGTATTCCGACAATACCTCCTCGTCGCAGAGTGGAACCTCAACGCGCGGAGCCGCTCCCGAAGTGACGCCTATCAACCGCATTGCCGAGGATTTCCGTAAAACAGCCCATCAGCAGTCATATGACATGCCCGTCTGGATTACGGAAGCGGGGTATGATGTAAACCAGGGCAGTCCCCTGCGTGCTATTCCAATCGGCAATAAGTCGGCCCTGGAGACCCAGGGCGACTGGATTCTGCGGACGTCGTTGTTTTATGCTCGTCAGGGTATCGATAAAGTGTTCTTCTATCAGCTCTATGACGATAACAATTCGGGAGGAATGTTCGGCACCTCAGGGCTGGCTAACGGCGACAATACAACCCGTCGGCCTGCCGCTGATTACCTGTATCAGACCGGTAAACTCTTTGGAGAGTATTCCTACAAAGAAACCCTCAATCAGAACCCGATTGTTGACCGGTACGAATTCAATGGTAAGTCAGCCTATATGTTGGTTGTGCCCGACGAAGTTGGCCGAACGGCTTCGTATACCCTGGACCTAGGTAGTGCGGCCCAGGCGCAGGTTTACCGACCCAAAGCAGGAAGCGAAAATATGGATATGGAAGTGGTCAATACCAGCCAAGGTAAACTGCAACTTACTGTAACCGAGACACCCATGTTTGTTGTGGCGGGTACTGCTGCACCCAATGCACGTGTAGCCGCTAAGATGACTGCTGAAGAAAAAAGCCTGGAGGATGTTGTGCGTATTTATCCAAACCCTACTGCCGATTTCGTCACGATTCAGGCCGAGCGTTCGAGTAATACGCCCCTTAAAATCAATCTGTTTGATGCTGGCACGGGCAGAATTCATCGGCAGGTAAAGGTTCAGAAAACCGGCGATCAATTCTCATCAAAAATCGACATGTCGCAGCTTCCAACCGGCACTTACATACTGGAAATCAAGCAGGATGGCGAGCGTGTAATGCGTAAAGTACTGAAAGTAAACTAG